One stretch of Pseudomonas fluorescens Q2-87 DNA includes these proteins:
- a CDS encoding polysaccharide biosynthesis protein, with the protein MDRLRIALLGLPRRQKRLLQVMTDVLLVWTALWLAFAVRLGFDEMINPFSSHPWLLVSASLIAIPLFVRFGMYRAVMRYLGNDALIAIVKAVSLSALVLALVVYWGASYMAPVPRSVIFNYWWLSLVMIGGLRLLMRQYFMGDWFIPSGQVPFVNRGAGLTKVAIYGAGAAGNQLVAALRIGRDMQPVAFIDDDTSIANRMISGLQVFKPKHIQKMIELTGAQEVLLAVPSASRARRREILEYLEGYPLHVRSVPGFMDLASGRVKVDDIQEVDIADLLGRDAVPAQPELLSRCISAKVVLVTGAGGSIGSELCRQILALQPATLLLFDHSEFNLYSILSELEEVIARQSIPVNLLPILGSVRNAAKMFDVMTSWNVETVYHAAAYKHVPLVEHNIAEGMLNNVIGTLNTAQAALKAQVENFVLISTDKAVRPTNIMGSTKRLAEMVLQALSQELAPVLFADSGNVARVNKTRFVMVRFGNVLGSSGSVIPRFRQQIKSGGPITVTHPNITRYFMTIPEAAQLVIQAGSMGRGGDVFVLDMGEPVKIAELAERMVHLSGLNVCSEKNVHGDIAIEFTGLRPGEKLYEELLIGDNVVATQHPMIMSANEDHLPWEQLKAKLDDLMAAVTMDDYSRVRMLLRETVSGYAPEGEIVDWIFQQQRLIPQHRDR; encoded by the coding sequence ATGGATAGACTTCGCATTGCATTGCTGGGCCTGCCACGTCGGCAGAAACGCCTGCTTCAGGTCATGACCGATGTGCTGCTGGTCTGGACCGCCCTGTGGTTGGCGTTCGCAGTGCGCCTTGGCTTCGACGAGATGATCAATCCGTTTAGCAGTCATCCGTGGCTCCTTGTCAGTGCTTCTTTAATTGCTATCCCATTGTTCGTGCGTTTTGGTATGTACCGTGCCGTCATGCGTTACTTGGGTAACGATGCCTTGATCGCGATCGTCAAGGCCGTCAGCCTGAGCGCGTTGGTTTTGGCGCTCGTGGTGTACTGGGGCGCCTCTTATATGGCGCCTGTGCCGCGTTCGGTTATCTTCAATTATTGGTGGCTCAGCCTGGTGATGATTGGCGGCTTGAGATTGCTTATGCGTCAGTATTTCATGGGCGATTGGTTCATTCCCTCCGGCCAAGTGCCCTTCGTCAACCGGGGGGCCGGTCTTACCAAAGTGGCGATCTACGGAGCCGGGGCTGCCGGTAATCAGCTTGTGGCGGCTTTGCGTATTGGTCGAGATATGCAGCCGGTAGCTTTCATCGATGACGACACCAGTATCGCGAATCGCATGATCTCTGGTTTGCAGGTGTTCAAACCCAAGCATATCCAGAAGATGATTGAGCTCACCGGCGCTCAGGAAGTGCTCTTGGCCGTTCCGTCGGCGAGTCGTGCGCGACGCCGTGAAATCCTCGAGTATTTGGAAGGATATCCACTGCACGTACGCAGCGTGCCGGGTTTTATGGATCTGGCCAGTGGCCGTGTGAAAGTTGACGACATCCAAGAGGTCGATATTGCCGACTTGTTGGGGCGCGATGCGGTGCCTGCGCAACCCGAGCTTCTGTCCCGTTGTATCAGCGCAAAGGTCGTTCTGGTCACGGGAGCGGGCGGGTCGATCGGTTCTGAACTCTGTCGACAGATTCTCGCCCTGCAACCGGCGACTTTACTGTTGTTCGATCACAGTGAGTTCAACCTCTACAGTATTTTGAGCGAACTGGAGGAGGTCATCGCCCGACAATCGATCCCGGTGAATTTGTTGCCAATTCTGGGCTCAGTGCGTAATGCGGCTAAAATGTTTGACGTCATGACTTCCTGGAACGTCGAGACGGTGTATCACGCCGCAGCCTATAAGCATGTGCCGTTGGTGGAGCACAATATTGCTGAAGGTATGCTTAACAACGTCATCGGTACGTTGAATACCGCGCAAGCGGCGTTGAAGGCCCAGGTCGAGAACTTCGTGCTCATTTCCACGGACAAGGCCGTGCGCCCTACTAATATCATGGGCAGCACCAAGCGCCTGGCAGAAATGGTCTTGCAGGCGCTGAGTCAAGAACTTGCGCCGGTGCTCTTCGCTGACAGCGGTAATGTTGCCCGGGTCAATAAGACTCGTTTCGTCATGGTGCGCTTCGGCAATGTGCTGGGGTCCTCCGGCTCGGTTATTCCGCGTTTCCGCCAGCAGATTAAATCCGGCGGTCCCATCACCGTTACGCATCCCAATATCACCCGTTATTTCATGACAATTCCAGAGGCGGCCCAGTTGGTGATCCAGGCGGGATCGATGGGGCGAGGCGGAGATGTGTTTGTGCTAGACATGGGGGAGCCTGTAAAAATCGCCGAGCTTGCCGAAAGAATGGTTCACTTGTCTGGCTTGAATGTATGCTCCGAGAAGAACGTGCACGGTGATATTGCGATTGAATTCACCGGTTTGCGGCCTGGTGAAAAGCTTTATGAAGAATTGCTGATAGGTGACAACGTGGTCGCGACACAGCACCCGATGATCATGAGCGCCAACGAAGACCATCTGCCATGGGAACAACTCAAGGCCAAACTGGATGATCTGATGGCCGCCGTTACCATGGATGATTACTCACGGGTCCGAATGCTGCTACGCGAAACCGTAAGCGGTTACGCGCCCGAAGGTGAAATCGTCGATTGGATATTCCAGCAACAACGCTTGATTCCGCAACACAGGGATCGTTAA
- a CDS encoding polysaccharide biosynthesis protein — translation MDKLRVALLGLPRRHKRALQLATDIILVWIALWLAFVVRLGVEALASPIATHLWLFGSAPLVAIPIFIRFGMYRAVMRYFGNDALITICKAVSLSALLLALVVYWYSNHKTVVPRSIIFNYWWLSLIMIGGLRLMMRQYFLGDWFTAAQHVPFANRDDGLPKVAIYGAGAAGNQLVAALRMGRVMRPVAFIDDDSNIADRVIAGLQVYAPRNIQKMIDTTGAEEILLAVPSSSRGRRREILALLEGFPLHVRSVPGFMDLASGRVKVDDIQEVDIADLLGRDSVPAQADLLEHCIAGQSVLVTGAGGSIGSELCRQILALKPTTLLLYEHSEFNLYSILSELEPRVIRESLSVRLLPILGSVRDQDKLLDVMKTWSVDTVYHAAAYKHVPMVEHNIAEGILNNVIGTLNTAQASLQAGVSNFVLISTDKAVRPTNVMGSTKRLAELTLQALSRELAPVLFGDKGNVSRVNKTRFTMVRFGNVLGSSGSVIPLFHKQIKSGGPLTVTHPKITRYFMTIPEAAQLVIQAGSMGLGGDVFVLDMGDPVKIVELAEKMIHLSGLSVRSEKNPHGDIAIQFTGLRPGEKLFEELLIGHDVVATQHPMIMSANEDYLPWDVLKSKLAELLVAIERDDYARVRQLLRETVSGYAPDGEIVDWIYQQRRLEP, via the coding sequence ATGGATAAATTAAGAGTCGCCCTGCTAGGGTTGCCACGACGCCACAAGCGGGCGCTACAACTGGCAACGGACATTATTCTCGTCTGGATCGCCCTCTGGCTGGCGTTCGTCGTTCGTCTGGGTGTTGAGGCATTGGCCAGCCCGATTGCTACGCATTTATGGCTTTTCGGCTCTGCCCCGTTGGTTGCCATCCCGATCTTCATCCGATTTGGCATGTATCGCGCTGTCATGCGTTATTTCGGTAACGATGCGCTGATCACGATTTGCAAGGCGGTCAGCCTTTCGGCCTTGCTGCTGGCCCTTGTGGTGTATTGGTATAGCAATCATAAAACCGTAGTGCCACGCTCCATTATTTTCAATTATTGGTGGTTGAGCCTGATCATGATTGGCGGTTTACGCCTGATGATGCGGCAGTATTTCCTGGGGGACTGGTTCACCGCAGCTCAACATGTTCCATTCGCCAATCGAGACGATGGTCTGCCCAAGGTTGCTATCTACGGGGCCGGAGCCGCTGGTAATCAATTAGTGGCCGCGCTACGCATGGGGCGGGTGATGCGACCGGTCGCATTTATCGATGATGACAGTAATATCGCAGACCGCGTGATCGCCGGGTTGCAGGTCTACGCACCCAGAAATATTCAAAAGATGATTGATACAACCGGCGCAGAAGAAATCCTGCTGGCGGTGCCTTCCTCCTCACGTGGGCGTCGTCGGGAGATATTGGCGCTGCTTGAAGGTTTCCCGCTGCATGTGCGCAGCGTTCCGGGCTTCATGGACCTGGCCAGTGGTCGGGTCAAGGTCGATGATATTCAGGAAGTAGACATCGCGGACCTTCTCGGGCGCGATTCGGTACCCGCACAAGCTGACCTGCTTGAACATTGTATCGCTGGACAATCTGTCTTGGTCACTGGGGCCGGTGGTTCGATTGGTTCCGAGCTTTGTCGCCAAATCCTGGCATTGAAGCCGACTACCTTGCTGCTGTATGAGCACAGCGAATTCAATCTCTATAGCATCCTGTCCGAACTTGAACCTCGAGTCATTCGGGAATCGTTGTCGGTTCGGCTATTGCCTATTCTGGGATCGGTACGAGACCAGGACAAACTGCTCGACGTGATGAAGACCTGGAGTGTCGATACGGTTTATCACGCCGCCGCTTATAAACACGTCCCGATGGTCGAGCACAACATCGCCGAAGGCATCCTGAACAACGTAATCGGCACATTGAACACAGCACAGGCTTCGTTACAGGCGGGGGTGTCGAATTTCGTCCTGATCTCCACGGATAAAGCGGTGCGCCCGACCAATGTAATGGGCAGCACCAAACGGCTTGCGGAGCTGACATTGCAAGCCCTCAGCCGTGAGTTGGCCCCCGTGTTGTTTGGCGACAAGGGCAACGTCTCGCGGGTTAACAAAACGCGTTTCACCATGGTCCGGTTCGGCAATGTATTGGGCTCGTCCGGTTCGGTTATACCCTTGTTCCACAAACAGATTAAATCCGGCGGGCCGTTGACGGTTACCCACCCCAAGATCACCCGCTATTTCATGACCATTCCCGAGGCCGCACAGTTGGTTATCCAGGCAGGCTCCATGGGGTTGGGCGGAGATGTGTTTGTGCTGGACATGGGGGATCCCGTGAAGATTGTCGAGCTGGCGGAAAAAATGATTCATCTGTCCGGCCTGAGCGTTCGATCAGAAAAGAACCCCCACGGCGACATTGCAATCCAGTTCACCGGCCTGCGCCCGGGCGAGAAGCTTTTCGAAGAGTTGCTAATTGGTCACGACGTCGTCGCGACCCAGCACCCAATGATCATGAGTGCCAACGAAGACTACCTGCCTTGGGACGTCCTCAAGAGCAAGCTGGCTGAATTGCTGGTCGCGATTGAGCGGGATGACTATGCCAGGGTCCGCCAACTGCTTCGGGAAACTGTCAGTGGTTACGCCCCGGATGGAGAGATTGTCGACTGGATCTATCAGCAGCGGCGTCTTGAGCCCTGA
- a CDS encoding MraY family glycosyltransferase — translation MTYFWIFASVTMASLLMTAGLRRYALARSIIDIPNARSSHSIPTPRGGGVAIVVAFLMTLPLLGQLGLVQLHYMVALGGAGALVAIVGFMDDHGHIAARWRLLGHFSAAVWALIWLQGLAPLDLFGVSVDLSWIGHALAAFYLVWILNLYNFMDGIDGIASIEAVLACLGASALYVLSGFTGLIWPPLVLAAAVLGFFFWNFPPAKIFMGDAGSGFLGIALGIMSLQAAWVSPAFFWAWLILLGVFIVDATVTLIRRFLRGDKVYEAHRSHAYQFASRHYGRHRPVTLAVAAINVLWLFPLAWCVVVLKLDGLMGVLLAYVPLVLLAFKFKAGQLEDA, via the coding sequence ATGACGTATTTCTGGATATTTGCCTCTGTCACGATGGCGTCGCTACTCATGACTGCCGGGCTGCGCCGGTATGCCTTGGCGCGTAGCATCATCGATATTCCGAATGCACGCAGCTCTCACAGTATCCCGACGCCCCGGGGCGGGGGCGTCGCCATCGTCGTGGCGTTCCTGATGACCTTGCCTTTGCTCGGCCAGCTGGGTTTGGTACAGCTTCACTACATGGTTGCGTTGGGTGGGGCAGGTGCATTGGTCGCCATCGTGGGTTTCATGGATGACCATGGACATATTGCCGCACGGTGGCGATTGCTTGGGCATTTCAGTGCAGCTGTCTGGGCGTTGATATGGCTTCAAGGCTTAGCGCCCCTGGACCTGTTTGGTGTCAGCGTTGATCTATCCTGGATAGGTCATGCTCTGGCTGCTTTTTATCTTGTCTGGATTCTCAACCTGTATAACTTCATGGACGGTATTGACGGTATCGCCAGTATAGAGGCTGTGCTGGCCTGCCTGGGGGCGAGTGCTCTCTACGTACTGTCGGGTTTCACCGGCCTGATCTGGCCTCCGCTGGTCTTGGCCGCTGCCGTGCTGGGCTTTTTTTTCTGGAATTTTCCGCCCGCGAAAATCTTCATGGGAGACGCGGGCAGTGGCTTCCTGGGCATCGCACTTGGGATCATGTCTCTGCAAGCCGCCTGGGTTTCCCCGGCCTTCTTCTGGGCGTGGCTGATTCTGCTGGGAGTGTTCATTGTCGATGCGACCGTCACCCTGATCCGGCGGTTTTTGCGGGGTGATAAAGTCTACGAGGCCCATCGTAGCCATGCCTATCAGTTTGCCTCGCGTCATTATGGGCGCCATCGCCCTGTCACGTTGGCAGTGGCGGCGATCAACGTGCTGTGGTTGTTTCCCCTCGCGTGGTGCGTCGTGGTCCTGAAGCTGGATGGGCTGATGGGTGTTTTGCTGGCCTACGTGCCGCTGGTGTTATTGGCTTTCAAGTTCAAGGCCGGCCAGTTGGAGGACGCCTGA
- a CDS encoding UDP-glucose 4-epimerase family protein, with the protein MQKSILVTGASGFVGGAVSVRLQADSGKSVFAVVRGDRNLSAPINTVRIDSFSAQTQWHTHLANVDAIIHCAARVHVMNDTEADPLAAFRQVNVEGTLNFARQAAEAGVRRFIFISSIKVNGEGTSTGQPYTADDMPAPTDPYGVSKQEAEQGLREVALATGMEVVVIRPVLVYGPGVKANFLNMMRWLDKGVPLPFGAIDNRRSLVSIDNLVDLIVTCIDHPAAANQTFLVNDGEDLSTTMLLSRMAHALGKPARLIPVPSWILERGASMLGRKALSQRLCGSLQVSIEKTRTLLNWNPPVSVDDALAKTARHFRTNQDK; encoded by the coding sequence ATGCAGAAAAGTATTCTCGTGACCGGCGCGAGCGGATTTGTAGGTGGAGCGGTATCCGTGCGGTTGCAGGCAGACTCAGGAAAATCGGTATTCGCGGTGGTTCGCGGTGATCGGAATTTATCGGCGCCTATCAATACTGTGCGAATTGACTCGTTCTCTGCACAAACCCAATGGCACACGCACTTGGCGAATGTGGATGCGATCATTCATTGCGCCGCTCGCGTGCACGTAATGAATGATACAGAAGCTGATCCGCTGGCTGCTTTTCGGCAGGTGAACGTTGAAGGAACGCTGAATTTTGCAAGGCAAGCAGCTGAAGCCGGCGTCCGTCGATTTATCTTTATCAGCTCCATCAAAGTGAACGGGGAAGGTACCTCGACCGGCCAACCTTATACTGCGGACGATATGCCTGCTCCAACGGACCCGTATGGCGTGTCCAAGCAGGAGGCTGAGCAGGGGCTGCGGGAAGTTGCGCTGGCGACAGGGATGGAAGTGGTCGTCATCCGGCCTGTCCTGGTTTATGGGCCCGGCGTGAAGGCTAATTTCTTGAATATGATGCGTTGGTTGGACAAAGGCGTGCCTTTGCCATTCGGCGCCATCGATAACCGGCGAAGCCTAGTGAGCATCGATAATCTGGTCGATCTCATCGTAACGTGTATCGACCATCCAGCGGCGGCGAACCAGACCTTCCTGGTCAACGATGGAGAAGATCTGTCGACCACGATGTTGCTAAGCCGGATGGCCCACGCGCTGGGTAAACCAGCGCGGTTGATTCCGGTCCCTAGTTGGATACTCGAGCGCGGCGCCAGCATGCTGGGCAGGAAAGCATTGTCCCAGCGCCTTTGTGGTTCGCTGCAGGTCAGTATCGAGAAGACCCGTACACTTTTGAATTGGAACCCTCCCGTGAGTGTCGATGATGCACTGGCCAAGACCGCACGGCATTTCAGGACGAATCAAGATAAATGA